In the genome of Arachis stenosperma cultivar V10309 chromosome 6, arast.V10309.gnm1.PFL2, whole genome shotgun sequence, the window TTAGGTGGGATGCCCCAGTGGGGGCAAGTTCCATGCCCTGCCCAATTTAGAATTAATTGTAAAGAAAATTTGGCTGGGCATGTTTCTTCGTCGAAAAATAAAGTAGCTACTGTTGCCCCACCAAATATAGAATCTCCGGCGGCAGCATTCAACTTCTCTAGTGCAGAGTCAGATACAACAAAGTCTGATAGGATGCTCATTGAAGAAGTTCAgaggctgagagctgaggtaaCTTTTGTTTCAATGTTGTACATGCTGCATTTGTGACAAAGAAACAGTTAATTATCCTGCTGAGATTTCTATAAATGAATATATTCCTGTATGTATCTCCAGCATTCAACTTTAATTCAAATTGGTAAAATTTGTCTTCGCATTTTCCGATAGTATAACTGGTGAGCCTTTAGCCCTTTAGGTTGCTTCATTTCATTCCTCTCATTCTGATTTTCCTTTATCTGAGTAGCAATTAACCAGTGCTGTTCACTTGCGTATTTAGAAAACATCTGACTGTGCATTTAATGTGTTCTCTTATGCATGCTATTATTTCATTTCTTTTGATAGTTAAAGAGACTTGAAGAACAGTGTGAACTCAAAAACCATAAGATACAAGAGTGCCAACAGAAAATTGAGGAGAGTTGGTTTGTAGCAAAGGAGGAAGCTGCTAAGTCCAAAGCTGCAAAAGAGGTCATAAAAGCTTTGGCTTTAAGGGTAAGTTTTCTTATATTGTTTTTGTTACAAGAAACATATGTTGTAGTAGTCCTTATGATATGGCCTTAACATTATATTAATTATCACCACTGCAGCTTCATACAATATCAGGAAAAGAGAATGCTGGACAAGAAGGAAAAGTTGGGATACATGATTGCATGTCTAATTTGGCACCTATACATATAGATATGAATAGTCCTAGGGATGACAACATGGACAGTCTATCTAATTCCCCTATAGTATTCTCAGACACATTGAAATCAAAACTTGGGAGAAACATGTTACTCAAGAATGATAGAGTGACGGAAAATTCTAGCGTCGCTAAACCACAGTCACAGCAAGACAATACTGACAGCATGAAGGTTGAATGGGTAGAACAGTATGAGCCTGGTGTTTACATCACATTCACAACCTTGCCATGTGGGAAAAAGGGCCTTAAAAGGGTCAGATTCAGGTAATGCCTATTCCATGCTTCTTGTCAGCCAAAATATATCTAAACAATATGTTTTCTGAATCTGCATTACATGCATAATTCACAGCCGGAAACGATTCTCGGAGAAGGAAGCAGAACGGTGGTGGGAAGAGAATCAATGCAGAGTGTACCATAAATATGAGATTGAAGGGTGTATAAACAATAGCCAAAGTCAGGTGAAAGGCTAATTTTTGGTTTGCCATTCATCTCTTGAAGTTTTTGGTTTCACTATTATTCTTGGTAGTGGAGAGCAGGTTCTTAGATATGAGCAGAAgcttattaattattactattactgcaaagaaaatatcaaaGTCTATCTTGCATGTATAATCATGCTTTGATGATTATCAATCATCATGGGGCATTCTATATATCCTATTGTACAGCTATAAATAACAGAATGTCCCCGGATTTTCTTACTATTCAATTTATAAAAGCTCTTTCAATTttcaatgttttttttttctgctcATTTTTCATCCACAGTTAGCTCATTGTTGAAGATCACTTCTAATCACtctattaacaatttttttcaaagattGATGTAGTAAAATGTAATTGATAACATATATAATACCTGATATGTTTAATTAGATATTAATCAAATAtgtttatgaaaatttattaatttagtcatTTTCTCCAATTACAAAAATCTTATTCCTAATATGACCTAGTGactaaattgataaatttttgtAAACATATTTAGTCAACGTCTAATTGAATATGTTATATGTCATGTATGCTATTAGTTCATGTTTCACATTATCAATTGTCGACGAAAATTGTGAGTTGAGTAATTGAAAGGCAGATATAATTAATTTGTAATaccaatttgattgaaaaaaaattttagggACGAATTTGAAAAATGTCTTATTTAAGACTACTTTAATTATTATCCagtgcaaaaattaaaaagataatagTTTTCAATCAGAGTATTGtgaattaaatataaattcacCAACCTGTGATTAGTAATCATGGTGCAACcagtaacaaaaaaaaaatgaaaatattcaatgatttctttttcactatTTCCTAGTTGAAGAACTGGATCATGTGGGCCCTGCATTCAGGCCAGCTATTTTCTTTAGGCCTGAAAACTGAAAAGGATTCCATATAGTCTCCTTTCGGCCCTTGTATATGCTTTAAATAGCCataaaacaaaaatttgtattttatcTACATCTCTATCCTAAGTTATTGCAATTGTGTCCGAATACAAGGTTAAGGGGAAAGGCATTAAATCAATTAACGAAATTCATATAAAAATGAGGGCAAAGTCTTGATAAACATGTTACACGTTACGTGCGTATGTTGAGACTTCAAATGGAGTTCGCTTTCCGAATAAATACACCGACATTTCTTTTCTGTGATTAACAACAATTATCTCCTTTCCAAGTCGGTCTTCtgattatatataaaataaagacacATATTTCTATTCTAGTAACAACTAATCACTCATTTGGCTCCGTGGTTAtccttttcaattttcattgttTTTGCCTTACAGAATTTATTAATAACAAATGTAAGAAATCCTAAATGAAATCTTACCACGATTATCTATTCTTGTTTTTATATAATCagatttctttttctttttataattgTATCCATTGGATAGAACTTCTATCCTCCATAATTTTGaccaaatatatataaaaaagaataaagtgGAACATTTATATTCTATATCTATATCCTAATTAAATTCTAAGccatgaagaaaaaaaataaaaattttattgacaTGTGTCCTAAGGTACATTTTAAGAAtactataaaattaaaaaaatatatttgtcttaaaaattattaaatatgtatatattaaaaaattagttatcaaatcagtaattatatatatatatatatatatatgaaaaaactACCATTTGTAACCATAAATTTTGCGAACTCTGATAAAAGTACccatcaaacaagaaaactaatGTTGTACCTATAAAAGATGGGTTCTGTATGACAATAATATCCAAACAGTGATTTTTCgttgactttttaataaaattttcaaattaccccttttatcttcttctccaaatttcaaatttcacaACCCTCATTCTTTGTCTTCCTCCTCTGCTGCTGCTAGCCACCAGGCATGAAGACGTTTCCTCCCTCCGACACCTTTTACTGGTACAAGAATGAAGATGTTTCCTCGTACCAAGGTGGCTTGGAGCTGTGGAACCATCATCGTTATCATCACCAACCGGAACACGacctcatacctcaagcaaggCCTCTCTTCCACCAAGATCTTTACAGCTTCGCGGCTGCTTTAGGAGTGGGTCCAACCACCGTGTCCGACGATCAGTCACCCTCGAGATCGGCCTTCCTAGTGACGGCGTCGGCCGTGGGGAGCGAAGCAGCAAGTGGAGCACGTGAGATTAGCTTCCAGGACTGCGGGAACCAGGCGAAGAAGGATTGCCCTCACATGCGGTGTAGGATATGCTGCAAGAGCCGTGGCTTCGATTGCCAAACCCATGTGAAGAGCACTTGGATTCCCGCTTCCAAGCGCCGCGAGAGGCAGCAGCAACTCACCTCTATCCAACAACAACAGCTTCTTGCTGTTGATGTTTTCAAGTTCCAAAGAGATCATGCCTGGTGACTGCAGCAGCAGAGGAGGAAGACGAAGGATGATGGTTGTGAAATTTGGAATTTGGGGAAGAAGATAGAAGAGGTAATTtgggaattttattaaaaagtcaacGAAAAATCACGGTTTTGGTACTACTATCACACGGAACCCATCTTTCATGGGTACAAcgttaattttcttgtttgatggATACTTTTGTCAACGTTCGTAAAATTCATGAGTATAAatgataattttatatatatatatatatatatatatatatatatattatttaattcatttttaatatatatttaaaattgtaacatatattttattcaaGTAAATGATTATTTGATGTCTTATTATTTGTGTATATTAGCATGGTTGAAAAGTTATtgaaagataatattttttatatttttaatacatgAAATACATAAAAAgttcaaaaaatttaattattatatttttaaaatatgatgttaaagacacaaaaaaaaaactaaattctaaattcaattattttaatataaaacatttaattattctagtatctgattattttaatttatttaaaaaacatgtaaaaaatatacaaaaatatgtAACGATGAATTAGTGATTAGTTTTTTGATGATGTTCAAAattattgttaattaatttgtattttctctaaaaaatttatatttgaataaaataaaatggcATGTCATGTTAGGATAATGAGGAGAAAAATCGTAAGCAAATATAATGAATTATTTCTTAAACAATCCCATGGCAGCATAAACTGAGAAAGGAGAAAAGCACCAAAAGATGGATTGGttaaagggaaagggaaagcatgAGATGACATAAGACTAAGTTATAGTAATATACTACCTATTTAGTTAGGGAACATTTAATTTGCATCCATCTATCAGCTCATATGGGAAAAGCATCAGATAACACACACAAGTCATCCTGCCATGCCACGTTGGTTCTTTATTCATTTCACGTGGCAAAATCTGGCCCCACATGGGTCCCACTTCCAAATTACCTTTCATTCATTGGCTGATCCaactataataatatataatcatTTTCTTTCCATGCACAAAATTTAAGTAATCTATGTTCTTATATGAAACTCCATGAGTAGTAGTCAAGTGTGAACGGTATGTAGTTTTCTTGGGTTATGAGGAAGAGCCGCCAAAGTTGGTTTTCCTACTGTTGGTCACGTTAATGCAGATTCTTGGTCTGATGAAAAAGGTTTTGAAATGCATCCAATTAATATATTCCATGCATTGTCATGTGGAGCATACCAGAATCCAAGAAAGAACTAGCAGGAAGCATAGGATCATTACCACACAATAACACAACATATTAAACCCAAGCTTGAATACAAAGATAAAAAGAATCTTCCATTCCATTTGATCGAAAAAGAGATAGTGGGACAACCCCAATTTGCTTCTTCATTATATTCTCTTTTTGTCCTCTTTGTTAAAACCCCAAGCAACCCCAACATTCCACCCTCCTCTTCCCTCACCCATTCTCTCGCTCTCTCTCATTTTTCTAGCTCCCAACGTTCCACATTAAGGTCTCTactcttttattattatgtacAAATACTACTATATGTCgtattatattaattttgcTAACAAACTGTTCTTTTTTGTTCGTTGGTGACAGGGAAGGGAGAGCATTATTATTGCATCATTGGAGATCATCGCTTGGATTATTGAGGTTTCTGATAGTTTGTTAAGTGGGGTATTAGAGATCATATAATATTTAGATATTATAATGGCACCAGTTTCATTGCCTCCTGGTTTTAGGTTCCACCCAACAGACGAAGAACTGGTTGCTTATTACCTTAAAAGGAAGATCAATGGCCGTAAAATTGATCTCGAGATCATTCCTGAAGTTGATCTATACAAGTGCGAACCGTGGGACTTGCCAGgtacatatattatatacatgCATGTCTATATCATCAagcttagtatattttttttaatttggttaAGGGAAAGAGATACACATATATTAATTTAGGGTTAGCTGGCTAGCTATTCTGAACGTCAACACAGAGTAATGAGAAAAATAGTGGGATTCCCAATGCAAgtaattaaacaaataaaaacagTAAAAAGGAAACATTCACCCCATACTTGTTTGATGCGCTTGGACAAGAGGTTGAAATTCAGAAATTGagattgaaaaataaaatttggaaGGTTGAAGTTAAATTAAgtttttctattaatttttgtgtaaaatatactagattaaattatatcttaatattatatttagtttaaaataaatataaagattAAATGTAGATTTAGACTTGATTTAgtaaagttttttaaaaaagtgtttgtattttttttaaatataagtattttgttttatgtttgataaattaaaaaatttatatatttatgtttatagTTTTTAAAAGTTAAAGTTCTTTTAAAAGTAcataagaaaataatttttaaaattaaaaaatttaatataatctcatatatttactaatatttaaatttaatttttatattaatttctattataatatttttaaaatttaaaaattatgttattaaaCACACTTATTATTACTTGTGTTTAttaaaaatcattttaatttaatttattaaatataaaagttataacttttaaaaaattatcttttacaaattaatttttataaatgatttttaaaaaataaaaattttattaaattaaattttagaatttaaaatgttaaataaattattatttttttaatattattaaagttttaatatgagtcaaaaaattttaatttcttatacctttattttgtgttttaaaactaaaattttaattggaaTATGTGACCTTTCAGTATCACCGAAAACAAACAATACCTAACTATTTTCCTTTATATTGACTCAAggaatatttattattaatattatacaGGGAGGTCGTTGTTGCCGGGTAAGGATTTGGAGTGGTACTTCTTTAGCCCTCGGGACAGGAAGTATCCAAATGGGTCAAGAACCAACAGAGCAACGAAATGTGGGTACTGGAAGGCCACTGGAAAGGACAGGAAGGTAAATTCACAGAGCCGCGCCGTAGGGATGAAGAAAACCCTTGTGTACTACCGAGGCAGGGCGCCTCACGGGTCTCGCACTGGTTGGGTCATGCACGAGTACCGTCTCCATGAGAGGGAATGCGAAACCAATGCTGCTTCTGGCTTGCAGGATGCCTATGCTCTTTGCCGTGTTTTCAAGAAAGCGGCGGTCATAATCCCCAAAGTGGCAGATCACTATGCTGGTAACAATATCATGATGATGACAACTGATTCTCAAGGAACACCccaagtctttgacaccatgCCTTGGGATCATCATATTGGACACTTATCTCAAGATCCATTCCTCAATAACCTTCCTTCTTCATCATCCTCCTCGTTTCCTCATTATGGAGCCCTAACTTACTCTCCATCTAAGGTGCCTAATacctttcttttatttaaattaaaaatattaactgCACACTAAAATAAGGTGAATACTCacgtttaattatttttatcaaatcaTTTGACTATAGTTAACTAATaacttcacataaaaataaCTGCACATAAATTTCTctttaaatcaaattaattattatatatttgtgtatatttttatgtttttcagGTGGATGTAGCACTAGAGTGTGCAAGGATGCAGCACAGTTTTTCCATGCCTCCATTGGAGGTAGTGGAGGAATTCCCTAATGTGGGAATTTCAGAGCTCAACATCATGACACGTGGCACCACTTCAATGTGTGGAGGAAGCATGAACAATAACAATGAATCGGATATCTTGCAACAGATTCTTTCACTTGCTAATGCTAATGTTTCTTCCCATGAATTCACAAATCAATCAAACCATTCGCACACATTATTGGGTGGCAACAATGCAAATTATGCTGCTCCTCATCATCACGAACATGATTTTGCTTTTAATGCTGGCACAAGTTACACTAATCACGCCGTAAATGATATGAACCCCATGAGATATGAAATCCAAGATCAAAACCTAAGAACAATAGAGATTGGAGATCTTGAAAGCGAGTTCAAGGTATGTTGTACATGACCTTATACCCATTACTTGCTACAATAAAACTAATGTTGGAACTTATATGattattttcataattttgCAGAGCTTTATGGAAGAGCAAAAGACGGTTCCGATTGAGGATATATCAAGCTTCCAAACAAACATACAAGAAAATGAGGTTCAAGGTATATTAATTAGCCAACAAAGCTAGATAATTAGAAAACTTTATATATTTGCTCCTATTActcttaataaataaataaatgagttttattactttatTTCATCAAACagtttattaataaatattttttttctagttATGTAACACTTTTCTATCATTAAGCATGCATAACTATACACAAACACATGCATGATTGCTGTTTCCCTTTGCCATGTATAACTTTCTCTtgtttaccttttttttttcttgaaaaaaaaataaaactttattTGCAGCAGAATCT includes:
- the LOC130934621 gene encoding protein EXPRESSION OF TERPENOIDS 1-like; its protein translation is MKTFPPSDTFYWYKNEDVSSYQGGLELWNHHRYHHQPEHDLIPQARPLFHQDLYSFAAALGVGPTTVSDDQSPSRSAFLVTASAVGSEAASGAREISFQDCGNQAKKDCPHMRCRICCKSRGFDCQTHVKSTWIPASKRRERQQQLTSIQQQQLLAVDVFKFQRDHAW
- the LOC130936756 gene encoding NAC domain-containing protein 45-like, with translation MAPVSLPPGFRFHPTDEELVAYYLKRKINGRKIDLEIIPEVDLYKCEPWDLPGRSLLPGKDLEWYFFSPRDRKYPNGSRTNRATKCGYWKATGKDRKVNSQSRAVGMKKTLVYYRGRAPHGSRTGWVMHEYRLHERECETNAASGLQDAYALCRVFKKAAVIIPKVADHYAGNNIMMMTTDSQGTPQVFDTMPWDHHIGHLSQDPFLNNLPSSSSSSFPHYGALTYSPSKVDVALECARMQHSFSMPPLEVVEEFPNVGISELNIMTRGTTSMCGGSMNNNNESDILQQILSLANANVSSHEFTNQSNHSHTLLGGNNANYAAPHHHEHDFAFNAGTSYTNHAVNDMNPMRYEIQDQNLRTIEIGDLESEFKSFMEEQKTVPIEDISSFQTNIQENEVQESELHNSNKEFSEADIDNFSMGFINDGDPNENFIDDDDNIDYSNSTSFEVLEETKVSHGMFVATRRVADTFFHQIVPSQTIKVQLNPVTIMGNNSSMEMLKNNQESLFKKLMMMKSPNTLASAIVFIFALLLTLCVNLKGQVENYWASRSDDDTINVKKKCCYGANRSMKRMKQVAHKIIWNQQEKSWCVGIKSGRGFSVVLKKIGIFLSISLALCTMWVNHVTISP